The nucleotide window TTTAACCCATTCATTGCGTGCAATTTCTCCGTATGGGTTTAATTTCATTTGCCCATTGGTTATTTCGCCAAACAAACATTTGCGGTCACGAGCGCAGATTGTAACGTAATACGCCCCTTCCTGCGAATAATCATATTCCGGCAGGCGGATGGAACGACGGTGATTCAACATGTTATTATTTCAGGTCCTTTTCCTCTATTACCTCGGCCTCAAACACAAACAACTTCGTCTCCTTCTCCCTCCAGGCCCCGGCCGGCAGGCCCGCCTTGTGGGCGCAGAGATAATTCAAGGTCTCCTCGCCTGTCCAGCCCTCTTCGGCCGCCACCTGCGGCAAGAACACCCCGGAGCGCCCGCCCCGCTGGACTATTATCCCGTGCTGGCCGGGAATGAATTCTTCCGGAGAACCTATCTGCCTTTTCGGTGTCAGCACCGAGATCTCGTATTCCAAATGAGGCAGTTCTTCTTCGGTCACTTCGGGGAACCTTGGGTCGCCCACCGCCGCGGCCACCGCCATCTCGGCCACCGCTAGATACAGCGGCTTGATGCCCTCGATGTACCCGATGCAACCCCGTAGCTGCCCCTGTTCTTTTAAGGTGACGAACACCCCGCGCAGTTCGGTCAGTTTTGGAGTCAGAGGTGTGAATTTCGGTTTTGGCAGTCCCCTGACCTCAGCCTCGATGGACAGGTGAGCTATCCGAAAAAGCTCTTTTTTTTCTTCTGTGGTTAACATATTTTTAATTATGATCTGCCGACTGAGATCTGGGATGTTTTTTATTTTTGATTTCTGATCTTTTATTTTGTCCTGTAGAGCCCCGCAGCCAGATACCCCACCACCTGCTCCTTCTCGCCCGTTATGTCTCCCGAGGTCCGGTAATCGTAGACCACGCCCTTATCCGCCCCCAGCAGTTTGCAGGCGATCATCACGGCCACTATTGGCCCGCCTCCGCAGGCCTC belongs to candidate division TA06 bacterium and includes:
- the amrA gene encoding AmmeMemoRadiSam system protein A: MLTTEEKKELFRIAHLSIEAEVRGLPKPKFTPLTPKLTELRGVFVTLKEQGQLRGCIGYIEGIKPLYLAVAEMAVAAAVGDPRFPEVTEEELPHLEYEISVLTPKRQIGSPEEFIPGQHGIIVQRGGRSGVFLPQVAAEEGWTGEETLNYLCAHKAGLPAGAWREKETKLFVFEAEVIEEKDLK